A window from Primulina huaijiensis isolate GDHJ02 chromosome 11, ASM1229523v2, whole genome shotgun sequence encodes these proteins:
- the LOC140988386 gene encoding uncharacterized protein, producing MDDNSNNQDNDNNNNNNNNNNQEHDQLRTLRHHMNPIRTNRQMIEFMCNGTFEDKNPNEAMEYLDSLAENAQNWDNIGTIEPPTTKINNSTNGGGIYNLKDDMDIQAKLASLARKIESLEMKKSECLHEQANYVNNYKKPILDPFSTSYNPGWKNHPNFSWRNDNNAQPSQQYFQNNQNHQGYIPYVTPPRKNFEDVIHAFIQKQESINIQNSQSMTDLKETLAKFASALNIHEKGKFPSQPQPNPKNQNQELKNEKIDQIKSVITLRSGKIVNDPYSNENKDHLKSKSKDDNPDTFENDDTLNSKNNMLNDKSSEIVNESNKPPPFPHALTNHKKQKNDSDIYEVFKQVKINIPLLDAIKQVPSYAKFLKDLCTVKRKLHVKKKAFLAEQVSSILQNNSSLKYKDPGCPTISCIIGENKIKKALLDLGASVNLLPYSVYEKLNLGRPFLATSNALINCRNGIMKLSFGNMTLELNVFNLCKVLPFELKYVFLGENKTFPVVISSTLLPNQEDGYSGYYQIPISLEDQEKTTFTCPFGTFAFKRMPFGLCNAPATFQRCMLSIFSDMIEEFVEVFMDDITVFGNSFENCLKNLEEVLKRDHSAEKYLSNKQDAKPRLIRSCGGHFSSNKTAAKILQCGFYWPSLFKDTHLFCKSCENCQKMGSISKRNMMPLNPIIIIEIFDSWGIDFMGPFPLSFGYTYILVAVDYVSKWIEAIACRTNDHKVVIKFLKENIFSRFGIPRAIISDGGRHFINKSFSSLLRKYCITHKVSTPYHHKSNGQVELANREIKQILEKTVDPNRKDWSLRLTDALWAYRTAFKTSLGMSPYRRLFDAGSEKEIGEDIGDS from the exons atggatgataattcaaataatcaagataatgataacaataataataataataataataataatcaagaacatgatcaattaagaacacttaggcaccatatgaaccctattagaacta ataggcaaatgatagaattcatgtgtaatggaacttttgaagataaaaacccaaatgaagctatggagtatttggattcattagcagaaaatgctcaaaattgggataatataggcacaatagaaccaccaacaactaaaatcaataattcaacaaatgggggtggtatctataatcttaaagatgatatggatattcaagctaaacttgcatctttagcaagaaaaattgagtcattagaaatgaaaaagagtg aatgtctccatgaacaagcaaattatgttaacaattataaaaaaccaatactagatcctttttcaacatcatataatcctggatggaaaaatcatcctaattttagttggaggaatgataataatgcacaaccctcacaacaatattttcaaaataaccaaaatcatcaaggttatattccttatgttacacctccaagaaaaaactttgaagatgtaattcatgcatttatccaaaagcaagaatctatcaatattcaaaacagtcaatctatgactgatttgaaagaaactcttgcaaaatttgcatctgcacttaatattcatgaaaaaggaaaatttccatctcaacctcaacctaatcctaaaaatcaaaatcaagaattaaaaaatgaaaaaattgatcaaataaaatctgttattacccttagaagtggtaaaatagttaatgatccatatagtaatgaaaacaaggatcatttaaaatcaaagagtaaggatgataatcctgatacttttgagaatgatgataccttaaattctaaaaataatatgttgaatgataaatcatctgaaatagtaaatgaatcaaataaacctccaccatttcctcatgcattaacaaatcataaaaaacaaaaaaatgattctgatatctatgaagtttttaaacaagtaaagataaatattccattattagatgctattaaacaagtaccttcatatgcaaaatttttaaaagacttatgtactgtgaagagaaaattgcatgtgaagaagaaagcattcttggctgaacaagtaagttctattcttcaaaataattctagtttaaaatataaagatcctggttgtccaacaatttcatgtattattggagaaaataaaattaaaaaagctttgttagatttgggagcaagtgtgaatttacttccttattcagtttatgaaaaacttaat ttgggacgaccatttctagcaacttcaaatgctttaattaattgtcgaaatggaataatgaaattgtcttttggaaatatgactctagaacttaatgtgttcaatttatgtaaa gttttaccattcgaattgaaatatgtatttcttggtgaaaataaaacatttcctgttgtaatttcttccactcttctaccaaatcaagaa gatgggtattcggggtattatcaaatacctatatcattagaagatcaagaaaaaactactttcacttgtcctttcggaacttttgcatttaaaagaatgccatttggtttatgtaatgctccggctacttttcaaagatgcatgttaagtattttcagtgatatgattgaagaatttgtagaagtttttatggatgatataactgtttttggaaactcatttgaaaattgtcttaaaaacctagaagaagtattaaaacg tgatcattctgccgaaaaatatttatcaaataaacaagatgctaagccaagattaatacggt catgtggaggtcatttttcatccaataaaacagctgcaaaaatcttacaatgtggattttattggccctctttattcaaagatacgcatttattttgcaaatcttgtgaaaactgtcagaagatgggatcaatttcaaaacgaaacatgatgcctttaaatccaatcataattattgaaatattcgatagttgggggatagattttatgggtccatttccattatcttttggatatacgtacattttagtcgctgttgattatgtttcaaaatggattgaagcaattgcatgtagaactaatgatcataaagttgttataaaatttttaaaagaaaatatttttagtcgatttggaatacctagagcaataattagtgatgggggaagacattttataaataaatcattttcttctttgttaagaaaatattgtattacacataaagtttctaccccatatcatcataaaagtaatggtcaagttgaacttgcaaatagagaaataaaacaaattttagaaaaaacagttgatccaaatcgaaaagattggtctttaagattaactgatgcattatgggcatatagaactgcatttaagacatcattagggatgtcaccatatag gcgattattcgatgctgGATCGGAAAAAGAGATCGGTGAAGATATAGGCGATTCttga